In a single window of the Zea mays cultivar B73 chromosome 5, Zm-B73-REFERENCE-NAM-5.0, whole genome shotgun sequence genome:
- the LOC100279566 gene encoding Subtilisin-like protease SBT1.4 precursor, whose translation MERISGPRLAVLLALAVFTAVAAAATDEVRAQSTYIIHLAPGHPALSAARVNGGDEAALRRLLPRRLRAPRPRVLYSYQHAATGIAARLTPQQAAHAAAGEGVLAVYPDQARQLHTTHTPAFLRLTEAAGLLPAATGGASSSAVVGVLDTGLYPIGRSSFAAADGLGPAPASFSGGCVSAGSFNASAYCNSKLIGAKFFYQGYEAALGHPIDETKESKSPLDTEGHGTHTASTAAGSPVAGAGFFDYAEGQAVGMDPGARIAAYKICWTSGCYDSDILAAMDEAVADGVDVISLSVGANGYAPSFFTDSIAIGAFHAVSKGIVVSCSAGNSGPGEYTAVNIAPWILTVGASTIDREFPADVVLGDGRVFGGVSLYAGDPLDSTQLPLVFAGDCGSPLCLMGELDSKKVAGKMVLCLRGNNARVEKGAAVKLAGGVGMILANTEESGEELIADSHLVPATMVGQKFGDKIRYYVQTDPSPTATIVFRGTVIGKSRSAPRVAAFSSRGPNYRAPEILKPDVIAPGVNILAAWTGAASPTDLDIDSRRVEFNIISGTSMSCPHVSGLAALLRQAHPEWSPAAIKSALMTTAYNLDNSGETIKDLATGVESTPFVRGAGHVDPNAALDPGLVYDAGSDDYVAFLCTLGYSPSLISIFTQDASVADCSTKFARPGDLNYPAFAAVFSSYQDSVTYRRVVRNVGSNSSAVYQPTIASPYGVDVTVTPSKLAFDGKQQSLGYEITIAVSGNPVIVDSSYSFGSITWSDGAHDVTSPIAVTWPSNGGAAAM comes from the coding sequence ATGGAGAGGATCAGTGGCCCGCGCCTCGCTGTCCTGCTCGCTCTCGCCGTCTTCACCGCCGTCGCCGCAGCGGCCACGGACGAGGTGCGCGCGCAGTCCACCTACATCATCCACCTCGCCCCAGGCCACCCGGCGCTGTCCGCAGCGCGCGTCAACGGCGGCGACGAGGCGGCCCTCCGCCGCCTCCTCCCGCGCCGCCTGCGCGCGCCGAGGCCGCGCGTGCTCTACTCCTACCAGCACGCTGCCACGGGCATCGCCGCGCGGCTCACGCCCCAGCAGGCGGCGCACGCCGCGGCCGGGGAGGGCGTCCTGGCCGTGTACCCCGACCAGGCGCGGCAGCTGCACACCACCCACACCCCGGCGTTCCTCCGCCTAACGGAGGCCGCCGGGCTCCTCCCGGCTGCGACGGGGGGCGCGTCGTCGTCTGCCGTCGTCGGCGTGCTCGACACCGGGCTCTACCCCATCGGCCGGTCCTCGTTCGCGGCAGCAGATGGGCTCGGCCCGGCGCCCGCGTCCTTCTCTGGTGGATGCGTCTCTGCTGGCTCCTTCAACGCGTCCGCCTACTGCAACAGCAAGCTCATCGGTGCCAAGTTCTTCTACCAGGGGTACGAAGCTGCTCTCGGCCACCCCATCGATGAGACCAAGGAGTCGAAGTCGCCGCTGGACACTGAGGGCCATGGCACGCACACCGCCTCCACGGCGGCTGGCTCGCcggtggccggagccgggttcttCGACTACGCCGAGGGGCAGGCCGTGGGCATGGACCCCGGCGCGCGCATCGCGGCGTACAAGATCTGCTGGACATCCGGATGCTACGACTCCGATATCCTCGCCGCCATGGACGAGGCCGTCGCTGACGGCGTCGACGTCATCTCGCTCTCCGTCGGCGCCAACGGGTACGCCCCCAGCTTCTTCACCGATTCCATCGCCATCGGCGCTTTCCACGCGGTAAGCAAGGGCATCGTGGTCTCCTGCTCCGCCGGCAACTCCGGCCCCGGCGAGTACACCGCCGTCAACATTGCGCCGTGGATCCTGACCGTCGGCGCGTCCACCATCGACCGCGAGTTCCCCGCCGATGTAGTTCTCGGCGACGGCCGCGTCTTTGGTGGCGTCTCTCTGTATGCCGGTGACCCCCTGGACTCGACTCAGTTGCCTCTGGTGTTCGCCGGGGACTGTGGTTCCCCTCTGTGCCTAATGGGCGAGCTCGACTCGAAGAAGGTGGCCGGCAAGATGGTGCTCTGTCTGCGTGGTAACAACGCTCGTGTCGAGAAAGGAGCAGCGGTCAAGCTCGCCGGTGGGGTCGGAATGATCCTCGCCAACACCGAGGAGAGCGGCGAGGAGCTCATCGCCGACTCCCACCTCGTGCCGGCGACTATGGTCGGGCAGAAGTTCGGCGACAAGATCAGGTACTACGTCCAGACGGACCCGTCGCCAACGGCGACCATCGTGTTCCGCGGCACAGTCATCGGCAAGTCGCGGTCCGCGCCTCGAGTGGCGGCGTTCTCGAGCCGAGGCCCCAACTACCGCGCACCGGAGATCCTCAAGCCCGACGTCATCGCCCCGGGCGTCAACATACTCGCGGCGTGGACCGGCGCCGCCTCCCCCACCGACCTGGACATCGACTCGAGGCGCGTGGAATTCAACATCATCTCCGGCACGTCCATGTCCTGCCCGCACGTGAGCGGCCTCGCCGCGCTGCTCCGCCAGGCGCACCCGGAGTGGAGCCCCGCGGCGATCAAGTCGGCGCTCATGACCACGGCGTACAACCTGGACAACTCCGGGGAAACCATCAAGGACCTCGCGACGGGCGTGGAGTCGACGCcgttcgtccgtggcgccggtcaCGTCGACCCCAACGCCGCCCTCGACCCAGGGCTGGTGTACGACGCCGGCTCCGACGACTATGTCGCCTTCCTCTGCACGCTCGGGTACTCTCCGTCGTTGATCTCCATCTTCACGCAGGACGCATCGGTCGCCGACTGCTCGACGAAATTCGCTCGCCCCGGCGACCTTAACTACCCTGCCTTCGCCGCCGTCTTCTCCTCCTACCAAGACTCGGTCACCTACCGCCGGGTGGTGCGCAACGTCGGCAGCAACTCCAGCGCGGTGTACCAGCCGACGATCGCCAGCCCGTACGGCGTGGATGTCACGGTGACCCCGAGCAAGCTCGCGTTCGACGGGAAGCAGCAGAGCCTGGGATACGAAATCACCATCGCAGTGTCAGGCAACCCGGTGATCGTGGATTCCAGCTACTCGTTCGGATCCATCACCTGGAGCGACGGCGCGCACGACGTCACGAGCCCCATTGCCGTGACCTGGCCGTCCAACGGTGGAGCAGCAGCCATGTAG